In the genome of Coraliomargarita algicola, one region contains:
- a CDS encoding helix-turn-helix transcriptional regulator yields the protein MPTSNDTAQPANWHALHPSLERCYIGPPQGKSGTFPGTVFTLCKLLAGAATMSKDGHQIETDSQTETWILCSPGTRTQHFSDDAKIISIHISLGNPQNGAEWTGAPLICVPTEAAAEATLARLVHCQPLQACSPRQRLDLQSLELPITAHLELQQHSLELFNWALQLASRHGMHYQVPRIQDPRVQNSHQTLASLSIRQSFSRQELAAQEGLTAGQLDRLWRVELDITPNQYRDRQRLTYACEQLRRKEIPIKVIAAELGFRHLSQFSNWFNSRHGESPRSFRKRPGTS from the coding sequence ATGCCGACTTCCAACGACACAGCCCAGCCAGCCAATTGGCACGCCCTACACCCGAGTCTGGAACGCTGCTACATCGGCCCACCACAAGGCAAGTCAGGCACCTTTCCCGGCACCGTGTTTACCTTGTGCAAACTTCTCGCCGGCGCAGCAACAATGAGCAAAGACGGCCATCAAATCGAAACCGACTCCCAAACCGAGACCTGGATACTCTGCTCCCCCGGCACGCGAACCCAACACTTTAGCGACGATGCGAAAATCATCTCCATCCACATCTCGCTGGGTAACCCACAAAACGGAGCCGAATGGACGGGTGCCCCCCTGATTTGTGTGCCCACCGAAGCCGCAGCCGAAGCCACCCTTGCCCGTTTAGTTCACTGTCAGCCATTACAGGCCTGCTCCCCACGACAGCGACTTGATTTACAAAGCTTGGAGCTCCCCATCACCGCGCATCTGGAACTACAGCAACACAGCCTGGAACTATTTAATTGGGCCCTCCAACTCGCCAGTCGCCACGGCATGCACTATCAAGTGCCCCGCATTCAGGACCCACGTGTGCAAAACAGTCATCAAACACTTGCCAGTCTCAGCATCCGCCAAAGTTTTTCACGCCAGGAACTCGCCGCCCAAGAGGGGCTCACCGCCGGACAACTGGACCGCCTCTGGCGCGTAGAGCTGGACATCACGCCCAATCAATATCGTGACCGCCAACGCCTCACCTATGCCTGCGAACAACTCCGCCGCAAGGAGATCCCGATCAAAGTCATCGCCGCCGAACTCGGCTTCCGCCATCTCTCCCAATTTTCCAACTGGTTCAACAGCCGCCACGGCGAATCCCCCCGCAGCTTCCGCAAGCGCCCCGGCACCAGTTAG
- the rpe gene encoding ribulose-phosphate 3-epimerase — translation MPSPHQTLLAPSILAGDHANLRSSLKVIEEAGLQWVHLDIMDGHFVPNLSFGPQTVKALRPDSQLFFDVHLMLDNPHLYIDAFLDAGAQQITIHVEPDYPVADTLAYIKSKGCKCGVVLNPDTPAEDAKEFLPACDIVLLMTVQPGFGGQSFRHDVLPKIEQFDAWRSELGLNYRLEIDGGVDLQTAPLCTQRGADSLVAGTAFFKAADQSAFIQKVTC, via the coding sequence ATGCCTAGCCCACATCAGACTTTACTCGCTCCTTCCATCCTCGCTGGTGACCACGCCAACCTTCGCAGCAGCCTTAAGGTGATCGAAGAGGCAGGCCTACAGTGGGTGCACCTCGACATTATGGATGGTCACTTTGTGCCAAACCTAAGTTTTGGCCCGCAAACAGTCAAAGCACTGCGGCCCGACTCACAGCTCTTCTTCGACGTTCACTTGATGCTGGATAATCCGCACCTCTACATCGATGCCTTCCTGGATGCGGGTGCACAGCAAATCACCATCCATGTGGAGCCAGACTATCCCGTCGCCGACACACTTGCCTACATAAAATCCAAAGGCTGCAAATGTGGCGTGGTGCTCAATCCAGACACACCCGCGGAGGACGCGAAGGAGTTTTTACCCGCCTGCGACATTGTACTGTTAATGACTGTGCAGCCGGGCTTCGGTGGACAGAGCTTTCGCCATGATGTGCTACCCAAAATTGAGCAATTCGATGCCTGGCGCAGCGAACTCGGGCTAAACTATCGCTTAGAGATCGATGGCGGCGTGGACCTACAAACGGCTCCTCTATGCACCCAACGCGGCGCAGATTCCTTGGTTGCTGGGACCGCATTTTTCAAAGCCGCCGATCAGAGCGCATTCATCCAAAAGGTCACCTGCTAA
- a CDS encoding DUF6172 family protein has translation MKKTFPLTHDRIQPERLVDSIRAEVNKYLKRERKKKLPEGQDFWDFNCKAGITAETAVVVHVSALSQAIGQALEQGGESVYVEVISKAMKRQTKAVRPEGSGASARDV, from the coding sequence ATGAAGAAAACATTCCCTCTGACACATGACAGAATCCAACCCGAACGCTTGGTCGACTCGATTCGCGCAGAGGTGAATAAATACCTCAAGCGCGAGCGTAAGAAGAAGTTACCAGAAGGGCAGGACTTTTGGGATTTCAACTGCAAAGCGGGGATCACAGCCGAGACTGCGGTGGTGGTGCATGTGAGTGCCTTGTCGCAGGCGATCGGGCAAGCGCTGGAGCAGGGGGGTGAAAGCGTTTACGTGGAAGTGATCTCCAAGGCGATGAAGCGGCAGACGAAGGCCGTCCGCCCCGAGGGCTCAGGCGCGAGCGCTCGCGACGTTTAG
- a CDS encoding alpha-amylase family glycosyl hydrolase, with translation MGDFHQHGLITTLHQLNNRPLEKLEADLMQFRKRRPMALVLPSLYSELQMPALSSILDELAEVPYLDQIVVGLDRANEAEYRHALDFFSRLPQQPEVLWNDGPRLRKIDALLKEKGLAPKEMGKGRNVWYMFGYVLAAGKAEAVALHDCDITTYKRDMLARLIYPVANPSFSYKFCKGYYARVANNSMNGRVCRLLVTPLIRALKKVCGANEYLDYLDSFHYPLAGEFSMQRDVIEDIRIPSDWGLEMGVLSEMQRNYSTNQICQVDVADTYDHKHQDLSLEDRSRGLSKMSCDITKSLYRKMATQGQVFSHEHVRTIKAAYFRIALDLVDSYHSDAMINGLKFDRHTEGSAVEVFAENILNAGEEFLDPSKSMDVPFMPSWKRVIAAVPDILHQIKEAVEDDRQEFGSEIVVNPALHPKTQRVRQRVALHVNEIYGAERVEEITDHLLEAAHMSEQVAPVALGTSKWDQSDIMMITYGDSIISETRKPLRELKNFLVRDLRDTLSAVHVLPFNPYSSDDGFSVIDYKAVDSKLGTWEDLQSIAEDFDLMADLVINHCSSQSRWFQNFLKGRDPGRDYFIEGTDYEDLSMVVRPRSTPLLTEVKTVDGAKHVWCTFSEDQVDLNYKNPEVLYEIVRIIRHYVEQGIRYFRLDAIAFLWKESGTNCVHLPQTHELIKLLRIVIENLEPTAVLITETNVPNRENLSYFGNDNEAHLIYNFSLPPLLLNSILSGNCKHLKTWMMSMPPARRGRAYLNFIASHDGIGLRPAEGLLSAEELDDLVANLRDSGGEISMRRTPEGELTPYEANISLYSAMAKTIGGEADGLQTARYICAHTIMLALEGLPAIYIHSLLGTENNREGMAQTGRARTINRYQWPVDELNAALEDDGRHHKAVFAEMKRLIEIRRKQAAFHPNATQYTLHFSDQVFAFWRESLNRDQSLFALNNISDQRQTIPLVELNLIATETWCDLISGQSYNDLEGEIVLEPYSCVWISNKA, from the coding sequence CCGTCCGCTGGAAAAGCTTGAGGCGGATCTCATGCAATTCCGCAAGCGTCGACCGATGGCGCTGGTTTTGCCTTCATTATATTCAGAGCTGCAGATGCCTGCGCTCTCGTCGATACTCGATGAGCTTGCGGAGGTTCCCTATTTGGATCAGATTGTGGTGGGGCTGGACCGCGCGAATGAAGCGGAGTATCGGCACGCGTTGGACTTTTTCAGCCGTTTACCGCAACAGCCGGAAGTGCTGTGGAACGACGGTCCGCGTTTGCGTAAGATTGATGCCTTATTGAAGGAAAAGGGGCTGGCACCTAAGGAGATGGGCAAGGGCCGTAACGTATGGTATATGTTTGGTTATGTGCTGGCGGCTGGCAAGGCGGAGGCGGTGGCGCTGCACGACTGCGATATTACGACTTATAAGCGTGATATGCTGGCCCGCTTGATCTATCCGGTGGCCAATCCTTCCTTTAGTTATAAGTTTTGCAAGGGTTACTATGCGCGTGTGGCTAACAATTCGATGAATGGACGGGTTTGTCGCTTATTAGTCACGCCACTTATTCGGGCATTGAAGAAGGTTTGCGGTGCGAATGAATACTTGGACTACCTGGACAGTTTTCACTACCCATTGGCCGGGGAATTTTCTATGCAACGTGACGTGATTGAAGACATCCGTATTCCATCCGATTGGGGCTTGGAGATGGGGGTGCTTTCAGAGATGCAGCGCAACTATTCGACCAACCAGATTTGCCAAGTGGATGTGGCGGACACGTATGATCACAAGCATCAAGACTTATCTTTGGAAGATCGCAGTCGCGGGCTGTCTAAGATGAGTTGTGATATTACCAAATCGCTCTATCGTAAGATGGCAACGCAGGGGCAGGTCTTTTCGCATGAGCATGTGCGCACGATTAAGGCTGCATATTTCCGCATCGCACTGGACTTGGTGGATAGCTACCACAGTGATGCTATGATTAATGGGCTCAAGTTCGATCGTCACACCGAGGGATCGGCGGTTGAAGTCTTTGCCGAAAACATTCTCAACGCTGGCGAGGAATTTTTGGATCCGAGCAAGTCGATGGATGTGCCGTTTATGCCAAGTTGGAAACGAGTGATTGCGGCGGTGCCTGACATTTTGCACCAGATCAAAGAAGCGGTCGAAGATGATCGTCAGGAGTTCGGGTCTGAGATCGTCGTGAATCCTGCGCTGCACCCTAAGACGCAGCGGGTGCGTCAGCGTGTGGCCTTGCACGTGAACGAAATTTACGGTGCCGAGCGTGTCGAAGAGATTACAGATCATTTATTGGAAGCGGCTCATATGTCCGAGCAAGTCGCGCCGGTGGCATTGGGGACCAGTAAGTGGGATCAGTCAGACATCATGATGATCACCTACGGTGACTCGATTATCAGTGAAACGCGCAAGCCTCTGCGTGAATTAAAGAATTTTCTGGTGCGAGATCTGCGGGACACTTTGAGCGCAGTGCACGTCTTGCCGTTTAACCCTTATAGTTCGGACGATGGTTTTTCGGTGATTGATTACAAGGCCGTCGACTCGAAGCTGGGCACTTGGGAGGACTTGCAATCGATCGCGGAGGACTTTGACCTGATGGCCGACTTGGTGATCAATCATTGCTCCAGTCAGTCCCGTTGGTTTCAGAACTTCCTAAAAGGCCGCGACCCCGGTCGTGATTATTTTATCGAGGGCACTGACTATGAAGATCTCTCGATGGTGGTCCGTCCGCGCAGCACGCCGCTATTGACCGAGGTCAAAACAGTCGATGGCGCGAAGCATGTATGGTGTACCTTTAGCGAGGATCAGGTCGATCTGAATTACAAGAATCCAGAGGTGCTTTATGAGATCGTGCGTATCATTCGTCACTATGTAGAGCAGGGGATTCGTTACTTCCGCTTGGATGCGATTGCTTTTCTTTGGAAAGAGTCGGGCACGAATTGTGTGCATTTGCCACAGACGCACGAGTTGATTAAGTTATTGCGCATCGTGATCGAAAACTTAGAGCCCACTGCAGTTTTAATCACAGAGACAAATGTGCCTAACCGCGAGAATCTCAGTTACTTTGGCAACGACAACGAGGCGCATTTGATCTATAACTTTTCGCTGCCGCCCTTGTTGTTGAACTCGATTTTGAGTGGCAATTGTAAGCACTTAAAGACCTGGATGATGTCTATGCCGCCGGCCCGTCGCGGGCGGGCCTATCTGAACTTTATCGCTTCGCATGATGGCATAGGACTGCGCCCGGCGGAGGGGCTGCTGTCCGCCGAAGAGTTGGACGACTTGGTGGCTAACTTGCGTGATAGTGGCGGTGAGATTTCGATGCGTCGCACCCCCGAAGGGGAGCTCACGCCGTATGAGGCTAATATCTCGCTTTACAGTGCGATGGCCAAGACCATCGGCGGGGAGGCCGATGGTTTGCAAACTGCGCGTTACATCTGTGCGCATACGATTATGTTGGCTCTGGAGGGCTTGCCGGCGATTTATATCCATAGTCTACTCGGCACAGAGAATAATCGCGAGGGCATGGCACAAACCGGCCGTGCCCGTACGATCAATCGCTACCAATGGCCAGTCGACGAGCTCAACGCTGCACTGGAAGACGATGGGCGTCATCACAAGGCTGTCTTCGCTGAGATGAAACGCTTGATTGAGATTCGCCGCAAGCAAGCTGCTTTTCATCCAAATGCCACTCAGTATACATTGCATTTCTCGGATCAGGTATTCGCATTCTGGCGCGAGAGCTTGAACCGTGATCAATCTTTGTTTGCCTTAAATAACATATCCGACCAACGCCAAACGATACCATTGGTGGAGTTGAATCTAATCGCGACGGAGACTTGGTGTGATTTGATTAGTGGCCAAAGCTACAATGATCTCGAAGGGGAAATTGTGCTAGAGCCCTATAGTTGCGTATGGATTTCGAATAAAGCGTAG